DNA sequence from the Desulfovibrio legallii genome:
CGTTGCGGCCCGTCCACGCCCTGGTGCACCTCTCCCGGCACGAACGCCGGCTTCGGAGAATGGTTATGCATCAGTCCCCATTAACTTTGGATTCCTTTGGCAATGCCGCCGAGCGGCTGCAACGAGCCCTTGCCTCCCTGCGCGACGGCGGCGGCGTGCTGGTTGTGGATGATGCGGACCGGGAAAACGAGGGCGACCTCATTTTTTCGGCCAGCCAGATCAGTGTGCCGCAGATGGCCATGCTCATCCGTCACTGCAGCGGCATTGTCTGCCTGCCACTTACGGCGGAACACGCCCGTCGGCTGGACCTGCCGCTCATGACCGCGCACAACACCAACACCCAGCAGACGGCTTTTACCATCAGTATTGAAGCGGCCACCGGGGTGACTACGGGCGTTTCCGCTGCGGACAGGGTGGCCACCGTGCGGGCCGCCGCAGCGCCACAGGCCCGTCCGGAGGATCTGCGGCGGCCGGGGCACGTTTTCCCCTTGCTGGCCCGTCCCGGTGGGGTACTGGAGCGGCGGGGGCATACCGAGGCCACCGTGGACCTCATGCGCATGGCCGGGCTGGAGCCCTGCGGCGTGCTTTGTGAACTGACCAACGACGACGGCAGCATGGCACGCTTGCCGCAGGTGGCGGCTTTTGCCCGGGCCCACGGCATGCCCCTGTGCAGTGTGGAGGACATCGTGGCCTGGCGTTCTGCCGGACGCGACCATCGGGCTGTGGCTGTATAGGGCATTGCAACGTTGCAATGCTCTGGCTGTTGCGTCAGCAGCCGCCCGCCATGGAGGCGCAAGCGTAGCTTCAGCCGTTGCAGCGCAGGAGCTTGACCCGTTACGACGAAGGAAGTTACGGACAAAGGCCCAGCTCTCGTTACGAACAAAACAGCAGCGCTGGCTACAGCTGAAGACAGCACCACTCTGTAGTTGCGCGGGGAGGCGTCGGAATAAGCGTGCCGTAAACTTTGCGAACACGCATTCTCAAAGGTAATCTGCTTGGACGACCGGGGAGCGGGCGGCAATGTCGTCCGCTCCCCTTTTTCAAGGTTTCCCCGGCTCGTTCCTTTTTGCAGCTATTTTTTCGTGGCGTCCTTCCTGGATACGCTCTTCATTACATATTCAGAGGCTGCAGGTTTGTGTTCTGCGGTTCGCACGCGGGGGAGCCGTGCAACGAGTCTCGGTGCGGCAGCGCAGCTTTGCCAAGGGGTATTTTAAAAATTTATATAATTGTAATTAACTATATTGAATAATTATATTTTATTCCACAACCCCGGTCATTGCAGGCAGAGTTTTTTTCAAAAATAACATTGCTCTGCCGTCGTTTGTCTCACAGGCGTCATAAAAATATGAGGAAACCGTTTGATACAAAAAATTGAACATTTTTTTTAAATTATTCCACATAGATAAATGTCGATTTTGAAAAGTAATTTCAATTCTGTTGACACAATCCGTGTGCTGTGCCACTATGCCTCATTCGCAAATTTTAGTGGAGGCACAGTATGGAAGAGCACGGCACGCCGGATTTTCAGGTCACCCACCGCTTCAGCCACGACAATCTGCACATCAGCCTTCAAGACCCCTTCGGCCCGCCCCAGGCGGACGCTGTCATCGCTCTTCTGTACGGCAACCAGCACGCCTGCAAACGTATTTTTATTGATGTGCGCCGGGTTTCCCGACCGCATCCCAGGGCTGTGGACGCCCTGAAGAATTCCCTGCTGTTGGGCGGCCTGAGCACGGAGCAGATCGTTTTTAAGGGTAAAACCGGCTTTGACCTGGCCGTCAACGGCAACCGGGTGCTCATTGAACAGAAACGCAGCCATGTCTGCAAGGGCAACTGCGCCCATTGCAAGTGCGGCCACCACAAGCACGATCACGCCCAGGCGCGGGAGCATTAGTCCCCCGCCGCTGGCGGCGAGTTC
Encoded proteins:
- the ribB gene encoding 3,4-dihydroxy-2-butanone-4-phosphate synthase, whose translation is MHQSPLTLDSFGNAAERLQRALASLRDGGGVLVVDDADRENEGDLIFSASQISVPQMAMLIRHCSGIVCLPLTAEHARRLDLPLMTAHNTNTQQTAFTISIEAATGVTTGVSAADRVATVRAAAAPQARPEDLRRPGHVFPLLARPGGVLERRGHTEATVDLMRMAGLEPCGVLCELTNDDGSMARLPQVAAFARAHGMPLCSVEDIVAWRSAGRDHRAVAV
- a CDS encoding squalene cyclase, translating into MEEHGTPDFQVTHRFSHDNLHISLQDPFGPPQADAVIALLYGNQHACKRIFIDVRRVSRPHPRAVDALKNSLLLGGLSTEQIVFKGKTGFDLAVNGNRVLIEQKRSHVCKGNCAHCKCGHHKHDHAQAREH